The genomic DNA TCTCCAATAATCTACGTCACGCCAAGGGATAAAGTGGAGAAAGTCGTAAAGCTAATGAAGAAGTACAATATCTCCCAAGTTCCCGTTATAGATGGTGACAAGGTTATAGGATCAGTTACAGAAAGAGTCCTCGTTAGAAAAAGCCTTGAAGAAGAAGACATATACTCCAAAAGCGTCGAAGAAATTATGGAGGGGCCATTTCCTCTTGTAGCGGAGGACGAGGATTTAGAGGTAATTAAATACCTCCTAGAGGAGCACCCTGCGGTAATAGTGCAGGGAAAGAATGGAAGACCAATAGGAATAATTACGCGCTCGGACATATTTAGGCTGGGCTAACCTTAGGTGCACAACCTTTCTATCAAAAAATTTTCATAAGTTTCTCGTGAAATATTTTAATTAGGTGAAGCATTGTGAGAATAAAAGAACATCCTATTCTCAGCTTCAAACGTGGAAGAGAGATCACGATATACTATAAGGGACAACCGATAAAGGCCTATGAAGGGGAAACTATAGCAGCGGCACTTCATGCCGCTGGCATAAAAACTCTCAACTATTCTAGGGTGAAGAAAAGGCCAAGGGGTCTATTCTGTGCGATAGGCAAATGTTCCTC from Pyrococcus kukulkanii includes the following:
- a CDS encoding CBS domain-containing protein, which codes for MVIIPRPIDPRDIKKIRKELGITQEELARKAGVTQAYIAKLEAGKVDPRLSTFNRILRALIECQKAKVTAKRIMSSPIIYVTPRDKVEKVVKLMKKYNISQVPVIDGDKVIGSVTERVLVRKSLEEEDIYSKSVEEIMEGPFPLVAEDEDLEVIKYLLEEHPAVIVQGKNGRPIGIITRSDIFRLG